The Vicia villosa cultivar HV-30 ecotype Madison, WI linkage group LG1, Vvil1.0, whole genome shotgun sequence genome includes a region encoding these proteins:
- the LOC131650391 gene encoding uncharacterized protein LOC131650391: MDPGDINSTHIALIPKCKNPATQKDFRPISLCNVVMKMVSKTIANCIKKILSEIVDGEQSGFVSDRLITDNALVSMECFHWLKKKKGNRGVLALKLDMSKAYDRLEWPFVVEPSRGFTPKRGLRQGDPFSLYLFIICVDVLSSFLKKEALEKRIHGIQVARQEPVITHLIFADESLLFSRATCQETDKIMTTLKSYQLSSGQVVNLDKSEVSFSQNVHKRIEL; encoded by the exons ATGGATCCTGGTGATATTAATAGCACTCATATAGCTCTCATTCCCAAGTGCAAAAACCCTGCTACTCAGAAGGACTTTAGGCCCATTAGTTTGTGCAATGTGGTGATGAAGATGGTCTCGAAGACGATTGCAAACTGCATTAAGAAGATTCTATCGGAAATAGTGGATGGGGAACAGAGTGGCTTTGTAAGTGACAGGTTAATTACTGATAATGCCTTGGTGTCCATGGAGTGCTTTCATTGGttaaagaagaagaaaggaaatAGGGGAGTGCTGGCTTTAAAGCTAGATATGTCAAAGGCCTATGATAGGTTGGAGTGGCCATTTGTGGTGGAG CCAAGTAGGGGATTCACTCCTAAGAGGGGTCTCCGTCAAGGAGACCCATTCTCtctgtatttatttattatttgtgtCGATGTTCTTTCAAGTTTTCTTAAGAAGGAAGCTTTGGAGAAGAGGATTCACGGTATTCAAGTTGCGAGACAGGAACCAGTGATCACACATCTCATTTTTGCAGATGAAAGCCTTTTGTTCTCTAGAGCTACATGTCAAGAAACGGACAAAATTATGACAACTCTCAAATCTTACCAACTCTCATCAGGTCAAGTGGTCAATCTCGACAAGTCAGAGGTATCTTTCAGCCAAAATGTGCATAAGAGGATAGAGCTATGA